The Lepus europaeus isolate LE1 chromosome 5, mLepTim1.pri, whole genome shotgun sequence genome includes the window CCCCGCCCAGCGCCTTCTCCCAGCACAAGCCTCCCTGCCTggccccccagccccttccctagGGATCACACCTGCCCCCTCTCTGCTCGCAGGCACTGGGTCCGGCTGCAGTCTAAACAGGACCTGCTGTAGGCCCTGCCCAGCATGAGGCTGCTGGTTCCCCGGGCGGAGGATGGGAGAAgtctgctgagcacctgctgtgtaccaggGCGTGGCTATCACAGCCCAAACCCAGTTACCTGCGGCTGGGACGGAAACCCAAGAATCTCTGGGACCCCCCTATGTTGACAAGTCCCACCACTGGtaaggattcaaacccagagccTGTGCCAGGTCAGCTGCCCCACATGGGACCACCGCACCCCCTGGATGCGTGACACATCTGCTGCTCCCCGCCTTGGTGGCGGGAGAATCTGCCCACTCAGCCTCCTGCCTCGCCACCCCACGGGGGCCTCGTGCCACCTCCAGGGCAAGCCCAAGGTCCCCGGAAAGCCACAGCCGGCACGGCCGCCCCTGAGCAGCCTGATCTTAGGCCTCCTGCCACGCCTGGCTGCCCTGGCCCGGCCGGCCACAGGGAGCTGGCCCCGGCCCTCCCGAAGACTTCGCCTTCCTGCCTCGTCCCCCCAATCCTCTCCCCTAAACAGCCTTCAGACCCCACCCAGGTCCCCCTCTGCCCTGTCCCCTgccgccccagcccctccctcctgctggccCAGCTGGCTCTCTGGGCATCTTCCTGTCACGTCTGTCTTCTCGGAGACCAGGGGCCACATGAGGCCACAGCCCTAGGGCAGTGCCTGtctcctccccagggcctggtATGTGCCCGGCACTTTGGCAGTGCTTAGTGAATGCTccacgaatgaatgaatgaatgagaagggACCTGCCCCTAGAGCCCCACAGCCCTCAGTCCcctgctcccttccccctccctcctctccacaTTCCCCCTGATGGCTTTGCTCCCCTCTAGGTCCCTCCAGCCCGCTCCCCACAGACCCACCCCCTCAGGAGCCGGCAGCACCCCCACATCCACGCCATGCCCTGCAGCGGCTCCAGGtgcccccagcacagcctctCTGTGAGTCAGTTTACTGCTGGGGAAGTTGAGGTCAAGGGTGAAGGAGTTTGAGTGGCTCCAAAGAGGGCTCCCGGCGGCCCTGGTGGACGTTTCCTGGCatcccagagccagcagcctcccCTGGGCCCAGCAGGTGCCCTAGGCGCCTCGCCCTCAGTTGAACTCAGGTCCTTGAGAACACACCAGTGCCTGTTTAGCGAATTCTCCTGGCTTATTTCTCAATCCTGGGTCATGTCTCCATTTCACAGAGACGGGGAACCAAGGCTCCCATGAGATGAGCTAACCATGTCCAGGCTCGCCCAGCAAAAGCAGGGAGACGGGGACCCCGGGGGGTTCGAGAGGGACCTGTCACCCTCGAACACATGCAGGAGCCGAATCCCAAGGTCTTGTGTTAAACACATCAAGATGGGAACTGAATCCAACCCTGGCACTTAGACGTGGGGTCTTGGGACATACTCAGATGAGGCCGCCAGGGGAGGGACCCTGTGACTGAATCCTCGTGACTTCACAGAGAGGggccacacagacagacagacagacccgTGCATGCCTGTGTCTGGCCACGTGATGCTGAGCACCACCCAGGGACTCTGCAGGCAAGAAAGCCATCTCCACGGGGCCCTGGGCGCTGCAGCCCCAAACCACCCCGCACAATGAGCCTTGGTTCTTGACCAACGTAGCTTCCTCAGCTATCTCACTGTAGGCGTAAGAAGCTCATCACATGGGGACTCGCTGTCTGTGTCCTCCATTCCATCCCAGAACAGGCCTGGCATGGACGTGCTACAAACATTGCTCCCTGCCCTCGACACTCCGCCCACCTGAGCCCTGGCACACGCAGGCTGCCGCTGCTCAACCCAGAGAACGGCTGTGCTCCCCTTTGCCTCCTGGTGCAGCAGGGGGCGGGGGTGCTCGTGGGCTCAGCTCCCCATGGAGGAGCGGGCGCCTTGCGCAGAGTCACAGTGCACACTCTGGGATGGCCTCCCAGCAGGTAACGggtgccccccacccacccaggaggCACAGCCACTGGAAGCCAGGCGGCCACAGCATCTCAAGAGACAAGGGAGCTGTTGAGAACCTGACAGGTGTGGCTGTCCCCCATGTGGTGGCCTCCTGCCCTCTGGGCCCTGTGCCGAGGGCCCTCATCTACCCCTGCAAAGCGCTAGGGTTTCCTCCCCGTGGCTGAGACTGTGGGATGCAGCAGACAGGGGAAGGGCCCTGCCAGTCACCAGGTGGCAGAGCGGGGGCACAGAGACTGCCCTGCCACTTCCCGGAACCAAGGATGAGAACCAAGACACCCAGGCTGTCACAAGGGCAGAAGGAGGTGAAAGGGGACAGCTGAGTGAGTCCCCTCTCACAGACACTTACTCAGCCAAGTTTAACTTTACAGAAAAGGTTCCCTGGGCGTTGGGATTGTCACAGGCAGGGGCCACAGCCAGGTCCAATGAGGGAGACCAGTGAACCACCCCATTCAGTGAGTCAAGAGGGCTGCAAGTTCTTTGTCCCTCCCCTGCCACGGGAAAGCACTTTGTCTCCCCAACCTTGAACCTAGACTGAATGACAGCTTCTCAGACCAATAAGATGCAGTGAAAGCCATGTCCTGTCCTTGTGGGGGCTCGGCCATAAGAAACTTCTGGAAGCTCTGTGCTGCCTCATGGGAAGTCCAGTTCCCCTGCAGGGGAGCCTATGTGGAGGTCAGGAAGACCCTGAGACTATGCCGGGGCGGGAGGTGAGGGGAGGTGGCCGGGGCGGGGGACCTAGCCTTCCAGACGTCTGCACCAAGGAACCAAGACAAGTGGGCCACACTGAATCTTCTAACCCCGTCAAGACACAGTTGACTGCAATCCCAGCCAACTCCACTGGGAGCAGAAGAaccacccagctgagcccaggcaacccacagaatgggacaGTAGGAGGTGGTGGTTTTGAGCCTCCGCATTTTGGGGCAGTTTGTTACACAGCAGCAGCTCGCTGAGACACCTTGGGCAGGAAGGCCCTCAGCAGCCCAGCTCCTGAGGACAGCAGCCTCCAGGCCCCGCCTTTTATGGCACCTGGAAGAAGACGGAGACTGTCTCAGCTCCGGCTCCACTGGCCAGGAAACTGAGGTCTCCATGTCTGCATTTCCAGAGAGGCGTGCTGCCTGGCTCAGCTTGGGCTGAGCATCCACCCACTGACCATTCAGcaagggcagggggcgggggtgcaCTGCATTGGAATGGCTCTGGCTCCCTGCCcgccctgtgggggtggggggagcagataACCTCAGAAGAGAGGAAGTACTGGCTGAGCAATCTCCATTCAGGGACTGTGACAAGGAGCCTCCGGGGACAGCAGGagccctcccccagggcctggcacagagaaagggaggctgggggggggctAGGAGGAGGTCATAGGGTTGGGAGCGGGCAGCGGCCGTGTTGTGGGTGCCTGTCCTGAGGCAGCTCCAGGGCGTGGTTAGGGTTAAGCCGCCTCCCTGAACCGCCTCTGAGGAGGTCTCTGGGGGTGATCTCAGCTTCTTGCAAAGCCTTTCACACGCACAGGTGTAGGTGTAGGGGTAACACCGAAACCGCTCCATGCAGGAGACGCCTCTGAAGCCACTGGGACTCCCACTCTGAGCAGTGCTGCTCCAcaagggcctgggggagggggtggagacgggggaggggggagggtctcGGGGTGTGGCTGGCGTTCCCTGCAGTGGGGCTGCCACCTAGAGTGATGGGGATGTAGTGATGCCACAGATACCCAAGGTAACAGCAGAGAGGACCCCAGCAGGGGCGTGGGCGGTGCCCCTCGGGCCAATCCAGGCTCAGGCCAGAGCCCTCCCGCCACCGCGATCGGCTGCCCACAGCCCCAGTATCCAGAGAAGAGGCACAAACCCGGCCACATCCTGAACCCACTCTGGATGGGTGTGACCATGAGTCCCCGGAGGGCGGGGACTGTGTCCGCCTCGTAGGCCGTCGTCGCCACCCTGCCCGACATGGGCTAGGCTGGGGGATTTGACgcctgaatgaatgagtgagtgagtgaatgaacagGGGAGTCCCCTCTGGTGCCCCTGCCCTGTCTCTGACGTCGTCTTCCTGCGATGTCCTGCAGGCCTGGATTCCTCCAGCTGTCCCCCGCTGCATCACTCGGACACTCAGTTTTCCCTTCTGCAAAGTGGGTATGGTTCAAAGCTGTCCTgggtgcagatcctgggaggaggAAACAAGGTCGCCTTCGTCCATCCTTTGTCTTGTGCTCCAATAACCACGATGCCCCAAGCCTCCACTCAGGCTCAAGTTAAATCACATTTAATCATTTGTCACCAGGGGATAGAGAAGTCAAAAGAGAGGTTCACAGGACGTGGAGTCAAGAAAGGGTTaactaaaaaaaataggaatatattaAGCTTTTGATCGGAAAAAATTGCAAACGCAGTCCCTGTCCCACTCACCCCTGGGGTCTCACCGGTACACACACGTTCCTGCTCCCAGACATACAACcatgctcacactcacacatgtgcacacacacacacacacaagctcccAATGCTGTCACACACTCCAACAGGCACACACGGACCCCCCGCCCCCTTACTCCCAGGCTGGCAgggtggcagaggctggggtggTGGCTGATCCTTCCAGGGCCCCACACACTGAAATGGCCAAGCTAGACTACACTCGAGGTTTCAGGGGGCACACACAGGACTCGCGAAGCCAGGCTCGGGCTGGAGAGGCGGGGAGGCTGCGGTGGGCACAGGCAGCCCTAGACGATTCTGTTCTCCAAGACAGCCAGCCGCTTACTCACAACTTCCAGTGCACTGGGAGTTAAGGACAGGTACAGGCAGCCACAACGGGGCCAGGAGGGGGCAGCCCTGGACCTGGACCCCACTTCCCCTCAGAGGAAACAAATctcttccagaacattctcactCGCCCCCCCCTCCAGCGCAGGTGTTCCCCCTCTGTTGAAACCGATCCACTTGCTGTGCTCAGAGAGGTACTTCCCCAAAACTACAGCCAGTGCCCGAGGGCCCTGGTGTCTGTGGCAACCCTGCTGGCGCCCCCTGccttgtcctggctcagccaggggagctgccagggcccagcccctcctctgagCAGAGGCTGGTGTCAGTCTTGTCGCCTCCGAGAAACAGGGTCCATGGGGCCTCGGGTCCACCTGGCCTGTGGGTGTGTCCAGCCCCCAGCAGGGGTCAGGCACGTCCAGCTTCGGGCTGTGCGAGACCCACAAGCCCAATGGGTGTGGCCccgccaaggcaaccgcaggtgtGATTGAAAAGTCAGAACATCATGGCAGGttcatttttaagttggtaattctGTGCAGTCCagaatgatgtcataaatatgcATGTGGCCCTTGGCAAAGAACACGCCTCCCTATGCCTGCCCTATGCCTTggcttctgcctcagtttctccatggaCCCTTTAGGAGCCTCTGCCTCAGCGGGGTGTGTCCCAAAGCTGGCACCAGCCCATCTGGCCAGAATCCAACGTCCCCCCTCCACCTTGCCTGTCCCGTAGCCCATGCCCCCCAAGCTGCTCTCTCCCCCCACCAGGGCCCgtgcccccacccctgggccGCCCACAGTGGCTGCTGGGAAAGGATATGTTTCCTGGTGAGAGCCTGCAGCAGCCCGTCCACTGTGGCCTGGAACTTCATGATGGACTGGCAGGCGCACGGGTCTTCCTCTGCAGTGGACAAGAGAAAGCAGCTTGGAGGGGCTGCTCAGAGTGCGGGGGACTGCTCTCTGTCTGGGGGCTAGGACCAGGGggacaggcagcagggaggggcggAGACAGTGCCGACATCAGAGCCCCGTGGAGCAGCTGCTACTCGCAGGACACTGCTGGGGGCCACTGTGTCACCAAGGAGACACCTCGCCCATCCATCATCTCATCTGACACATGAAGACACCAAGAAGGGAAACAACTCATCCGTGGCCATCGGCGTCAGCGGAGATGCCAATGCAGGCTCGGCTGCCTCCGGAGCCGGTGCTCTGCCACCACCGGggagcaccagcccccaccccactcatGATCAGTTGCTCCACCCCTCCGCCCTGGttttcctatctgtaaaatgggggcaaTGTGTTCCTACCAACTAGGAGTGAATGGTGTGATGTTTGGAGTGGGAACCGCCGTGTGTGTAgccagcctctgtatttgtctgCTGGAAGTCAAACCGAGCTGGCCAGCCCGCCTCCCCAGGGCGCCCCGGCCCTTGcttcccccacccacaccctTGGAGCCCGGCGCACCTGCCCCCTCCGTGGATGCCAGCCCCGCCTCACTCACCCACGCAGATCCTCTTCTGCAGCTTCTTGCCGATCTGGGTGATGGTCTTAAAGTCAGCCGTGTAGAAGTAGTGCTCCGCCACGGGCTCCGAGGCGATCTCCCGGAGCTCGTCCTCCACCGCGTTGCCCACGCCCACGGCAAACATCTTAAAGCCTGCGGGAAGAACCCGGGGAGTAAGCTGGCGGGCAGGAAGGGCAGCCCCGGGGCTGAGCCTCCAGGGGAGCATCTGGGCACAAACACAACACCTGACACCCCCTGGTGGCCACCGCTAGAATTGCAGGCCCAGTGCCTGGGGTGGGGACTAGAAGGCAGCGACGCCATGTGTCAGACCCTGTACGGAGCCCCATGCTGGCAGCTTCGTGCTGCGGCTTGGTGGGCCCTCAAAACCATGCATCTGGTGGTTATGGCTTGCCTCACTTAATCGGAGCTgaaactgaggctggggctcGCCCCTCAGTGGGGCTGCCCTGCAACAGCTGATGTGCTCCTGGGAACCAACATTCCCAGCCGGAAAGATCCTAGGCCTGTCCTCCAGAATGACCACCGGAACAAGCCCCTGTCTCCTCTGGGGTCCCAGCTTTGCACCAGCCtaagagagagctggaccagCCAACCCACTCTCCCGTGTCAGATGCACCTGTTACGGCACTGATCAGAAGACGCTGGGATCAACCACGGGTGCTCTGTGCTCACGTGTGCCCCGGGCATCCTTGGTGCGGCACCTACCGAGGTCTTTGGCCTTCTTGGCAGCATCGTTAATGTAGTCCTGGCTCCGGCCATCCGTGAAGACAATGCCCACCTTCTGGGCGCCGGGCCTGGCCCCGCTGGAGACCGTGAAGGAATTGTCGATGAGATACTTGAGGGCGGCGCCGGTCATGGTGCCCTTCTCCATGTAGGACATGTTCCGCACGGCCGCCTTGATGTCCTTCTTGGTGTGGAAGCGGCCCAGCGGGAACTCCTGGCGGACGGAGCTGGAGTactgcaccagccccacctgCGCCAGCCGGTCCGACAGGTCCAGTGTATCCACGATCTGGTTGATGAATTTCTTCACCAGCTCAAAGTTCTCGGGCCGCACGCTCTTGGACCCATCGATGAGGAAGACCAGGTCGGTGGCTGAGCTGCCGCCGACACCACtgcagactgggggggggggggacgcagGATGACCCGTAAGGGCGGGGCCATCCATCCCGGCCCCCGGCTGGCAGCCGCCTCACCCCTGGCTCTGACGAGGACCGTGCCATTTTGTCCCAGATCTCCCTCTATAGAGCCGCGGGACGGGTCCCATCTCACAGCGCTGGAAACTAAAGTTCCAACAGCTACCGATCGAGTCACACGGCTCAGACACGGTGGCACTGAGATTTGAACTCAAGACCATGGGCTTCCTTGCACACGCTAGCCCCACTGTGATGCAAAGGGCCAGGGCTCAGGGCAGCCCGGCCTGCAGACACCGAACCCGCTAAAGCCTCTGTCCGCTCTGGGCCAGAGACACAGAGCAGGGAGGCTCAGAAGAGCGAGTGGCCCAGCCCCATCGGGTCCCCTCCTCAGCCTCCCCGGGGCTTGCTGGCCCCGGGTGCGGCCCACTGACCGTTGCAGGTCTTGCCGTCGCTGTTCAGCGTGAAGCCGTCGCGGCAGGCACAGGTGTAGGAGCCCGGGGAGCTGACGCACACCTGCTCACAGTCGTGATCGCCCGTGGCACACAGGTCTGACACCACTGCGGGGAGAACAGGGGCGCAGGTCTCAGAGGCTCAGCCAGGACTCCTTCCCCGACAGCGACACCAGGCACACCCAGGGAATCCGAGGCCCTCCGCTGGGTGGAGCACAGCCTCCCGCCCCAGCTCCCGGCCCAGGTCTGGAATCCGAGGCCCTCCACTGGGGGAGCGCAGCCTCCCGCCCCAGCTCCCGGCCCAGGGCTGGAATCCGAGGCCCTCCCCTGGGGGAGCGCAGCCTCCCGCCCCAGCTCCCGGCCCAGGGCTGGAATCACCCTGGCAGCTGAGAAATGAGCTTACAAGGCTGATGAGGAAACTTTAAAATCCCATCGAAAAGGGAAAGGCCACGGGGGCAGCGTTTTAAATGTCCGGGTCACTGATGTACCCCGGATGTCTAAAATAGCACGCTGCACGTGGAAGACGCTTAACACACACTCGTTAAACGCCGTGGACAGAGCGTTATACCTCCACCATACACTCACAAGGTACCTGCTCTTCTGAGACCTATcagtccccgcccccgccctggccccgcccagccctggccccgccccgacGCCTGCTCTCAGGCTCCGTTCCCACCCTGACCCCGCCTGCTCTCAGGCTCCGCTCCCACCCTGACCCCGCCCTCTCAGGCTccgcccccgccctggccccgccccgacGCCTGCTCTCAGGCTCCGCTCCCACCCTGACCCCGCCCTCTGAGGTTCCGCTCCCACCCTGACCCCGCCCTCTGAGGTTCCGCTCCCACCCTGACCCCGCCCTCtcgagccccgcccccgccctgaccccgcccagccctgctccctccctgacCCCGCCCtctcgggccccgcccccgccccggcctcgcTCCGACGTTGACGTCCTCAGGCTCCGCTCCCACCCTGACCCCGCCCTCTctagccccgcccccgccctggccccgccccctcccgtcGCGGACGCCCTCGGCCTCCGCGTCCCTCCTCGCCGGCCGCCGCCGCGCACCGCAAAAGGCCTCCCGGAACTTCTTGGACAGCTTCTCGATGACGCTGTAGCTCTCCACGTAGTCCACGTGCTCGTCCTGCGGCTCGCTGGCGATCTGCCGCAGCGTCGCCTTGTCCACGCGGCCGCCCACGCCGATGGCGAACAGCTCGACGCCGCTGGCCCGGGCCCGCTCAGACACGTCCCGCACGCTGTCCTGCGGCCTCCCGTCCGTCACCACGATgaccacctgcggcaccggcggCGTGTGAGAGGCCGGCCCTCGGGCGTTGCCCCCGGGGGAAGAGAGGCGGAGGGACCTGCCGGCCGTGCAGGTGCGGTGGGCCGCAGGGGTCTGGCCGCGAGGACGGGCCCGGACGGGCCTGGGTGACTGGGCCGAGGCATTTCCACGCCGGGCGCGGAGCCCGGGAGTCTCCCCTCCCTCAGCCAGAGGACGGTCCGGTGTCTCCCCGCGCGGCGAGAGGCTGCGGGGAACCCGGCCGGCCCGCGACTTCCCGCAGGACCGAACGGGGAGCGCCCAGCGTCCTGCAGTTCTGCGTGCGGCCACCGGAGGGCGGCAGAGACTGGCGAATGGGGCTGCCTCCCCGCCGTGTCCTGCAGCACCACGCCCACCGGGAGGCCCAGGAACCAACCCGCGGGAGATGCCGCCCTTCCCTGCCTCCGCTCCGGGGATGAAACGTGGGGCGTCTGCGGCCTCCCACGAGGCTCCGGTGTTCTGTTCCTGCGCTGAGGCTCGTCACGGGGCTCTGGTTCCTCCTCCAACCCCCCGAGACGCACTCCGCTTCTATCCCCAGGGCACTGACAACCTCGCTGTGACTGGTCACACTGCCTGAGCCACTGTCCTGGAGCCGCAGCCGGGGATGATACTGCCCGTGTCCTCTGTCGCATCCTCCCCTGCAGGAGCTCtgtcctcactcccacccccccccccccaggccgaTGCCCTGAGCCGGGAGGACCCTGCTGGCAGAGATGTGCCAGCCACACCCCTATCGCCTTGTCCCTCTCCGTCCTCTGGGACCAGCTGGGCTCACTCAGCCGTGCGGTCCGGCACCTCCTCCTGGGCCTTGTGAGCAACCTCACGGGAGCCCCCGGCACCCTGCCTCGGCGTTTCTTTAGGGGTGGCAGTGGCTGGCATTGTACTCTGCTGGCGGCGTTATCACTTCCGCCCCGGATTAGCTGGGCGAGTTGCTTAGGCGCACCGTGCCtcggtttccttgtctgtaagaTGGGGACGCCACCTCCCAGAAGACTTGGTTGACTGGGGACGGGTGAGGCTGTCCCCTGGCTGGGGCCCTGGGAACGCACGTGGTGACTCCGCAGGCCCAGGGGGCTGCGATGGGGGACCACGGCGGGAGGGGACACCTGACCCGGCCTCAGAGGCCTGGTGCTGAGTGCCCAATGTGCTGAGTGCCTGGCTGTGGGACTGGGGACCCATGGCGGCCCCTCCCGGCGCCCCTGCCCTCCAAGGACTTAAACGGCAGCCAGCCATGTCGCGGGAGCACTTTGTCGTCCGTCCGCGGTCCTCACCGCGGAACACTGGGAAGGGGTCATCGCGGCTCCGGTTCCGTGGCCGGGGCGATGGAGGCAGAGCCGGGGTGCACGGCTGTGGGCGGAGCCCTCGCTCTGGCCGGGCTGGCTGGGCTGCCAAGGTCAGTTACACGGAGATGGCCCAGCGCCCGCAGGCTGTGAGctggagtcagggctgggccaaggtgagCGCAGCGGCCATCTCTAAGGACCTCAGCCGCGCCCGCTGCAGAAGGGCCACCTCGCTGAATGGCGCTGGAGTTGCGAGCATGCGCagaagggggcggggggggtgcTGTGCGCCTACCTTGCTGATGCCTGGGGACGTGGCGCGGCCACCCTCGGCGTCGCTCAAGGCCTTGGTGATGGCGAACTGGATGGCCAGGCCCGTCATGGTGCCGGTGGCCAGCGGCCGGATGCGGCGCACGGCCTGCAGCAGCGCGGCCTTGGAGCCGTGTGCCCGCAGCGGGAACTCCTGCCTCACGGCGCTGGCGTAGTTGACCACGCCCACCCGGGTGGCGTTGGGCCCCACGTCCAGAGACTCGATGACCTGGGACAGGAACACCTTCACCTTCTCAAACTCCACGGGCCGGACGCTACGAGAGCTGTCGACCACAAACACCAGATCCGTGGGCCGCGTCCGGCAGAGCTGTCCTGGGAGGGGcgcgggaggggtggggggagacagcgAAGAGGAGGGGGCAAGGTCAAAGGAGCCGGCAGGGGTGCAGTCGGCCGTGGACTTGAGCTGGGCTGGGCGTGGCCTCTGGGGCTAGCACGCCAAGGCCTCTGGGCCCAGCCCGTGGGGGAGACAGAGCCAGGGGCCAGTTCTGGCCTTGAGCGACTCGCGCCACCTCTCCCGGTCCTCGGCTGCATGGTGAC containing:
- the MATN1 gene encoding cartilage matrix protein: MGLLCRSSLLLCTLPLLLLQATGGLGLAPQARGQLCRTRPTDLVFVVDSSRSVRPVEFEKVKVFLSQVIESLDVGPNATRVGVVNYASAVRQEFPLRAHGSKAALLQAVRRIRPLATGTMTGLAIQFAITKALSDAEGGRATSPGISKVVIVVTDGRPQDSVRDVSERARASGVELFAIGVGGRVDKATLRQIASEPQDEHVDYVESYSVIEKLSKKFREAFCVVSDLCATGDHDCEQVCVSSPGSYTCACRDGFTLNSDGKTCNVCSGVGGSSATDLVFLIDGSKSVRPENFELVKKFINQIVDTLDLSDRLAQVGLVQYSSSVRQEFPLGRFHTKKDIKAAVRNMSYMEKGTMTGAALKYLIDNSFTVSSGARPGAQKVGIVFTDGRSQDYINDAAKKAKDLGFKMFAVGVGNAVEDELREIASEPVAEHYFYTADFKTITQIGKKLQKRICVEEDPCACQSIMKFQATVDGLLQALTRKLEVVSKRLAVLENRIV